The Eremothecium gossypii ATCC 10895 chromosome VII, complete sequence nucleotide sequence CAGTGAAGGCTCGACGGTGAACACAAATGACTCACCATGCTCTTGGTGTAGCTTCCGTAACTGGGTCTGGAAgtgctgccgctgcagtTCGACGAGGTCTTCGTAATCGCTGAAGCCGAGCGCGCGCACAGGCTGCACAGGCTGCTTGCAGTATTGCTGCAAAAAGCCATCCATGTTGCCAATTCTGTGTAGCGGAACGTAGGCAGAGACGTACCCAACTTGGCTGTAGTATTCCCCGACTTCGCTGTACAGAAACATGACCTTGTTCTTCACAAAAGTATCTTCTAGCTTCTGTGCCATGCTGTCATAGTGTCTATTGACCCTGGTCACCATCTCCTTCGCGTAGCCTTTACCCCGGTGTGTGGGCAATGTGTACACGACACCGACACATATGGTCAATATGGGCACGGCATCATCTGAGGATTCCCCAGGAATACACCACCCAACTCTATTCAATGTCTCACAACTGGACACGATTTGAGAATACTTGTCTGTGGATGGAAGTGATGTGTCCTTCAAGACAAAATACTTCAATCCAAGTAGTTCTTGATACGCAGGAAAACGCTGCTTTACATCGGCAAGCTTGCTCGGTTTAGCGGCATATGATTCCGCGAGGAGGTTCTCTCTCGCGACATATTGCTCAACGGTGAGGCAGTCGGTTTTCCAAGTATTGGAATTATGCGAATGCGTATAGTCAGCTAACTCTCTGTCGGTGTACTCTTCTAACACTAGCATAGTTCCAGCAAAATATCGGCGGCTCTACTGTTCGGGTAATAAGGTAAAGCTAACAAGACTAGATACGAATTAAGGCGCGTATATATGTTGGTCCTCCTCAAAGGCTTATTTGTACCAACAAGGAGAATCAAATTCGGTAGCGTGGCCCCCCTTCAAATTGGGTGTCTATTAGAGGCATTCCTCCAGCTTCCTTTACGGAAAGGAACTCTAACGGCAGGCGCAGGCATATAGCCCGAGCCCCACCAAACTTGAAAAATTAACAATTGTCGTGGTGACAAACTGCCATATTTTCCTATCCCATGGAATTTTCTTCTATTTACAAAGTACTACTTATATTACTGCGGTAGGAATTGACTTCAGGGACTTGCTCTAAGGTTATCGCCGGAGTAACATGCTGGCTCATAGCTTGCAAGGAACCGTGGGTTCCAGATGGTGTCGAAGAGCTGCTATCTGGAGTCGCCTTGGAAAAAAGCTGTTTAACGACCTCCCTCAGAACTGTGGATAGTAGCTTCAAGCTTTCTCCTTGTGAGCGGAAATATGATAATAGACCCTTAAGCAGCGCGGTGGGCTTTCCCTTAGACTTTTGAACAATAGCATTGAGGTCTTTTGATGGAATATTGAAGCCCTTCATCTTCAGAAAAGATTCAATCTGTAGGTATAGCATCTTGCCTTGAACTTCTTCCTTACTCATTGCACTGTACACCATTATCGAAAGCTTTGCTCGTTTGCCAGAGTAAATGCTAATCCTCTGACGGAAGAATCGCATGTATTCGGACAACTTCAGATTCTGAAGGGTTCTAGCATCTACGGGCTCATCGTCTTCATCGAAGTTATACCTTCGATAAGATATTTGCGTGCGCAAACGTTTGTGTGATTTCATGGCAAGACTTGTATTCCGTTGGCCGCTATGGACGTTGGCCTCAATTTGGCTCATTAAATTTGCTGGCCCCGACGTCTTCTCCAGTTTGCCCAAAGAGTTGCTTGTTAGAAGGCTGAGAAGCTCATCCACATAGTCGTGTTTGAACTGGGGGGCAGTTAACTTAGCCAAAACCATATCCTCTAAATAAGCAAGGTATTCATTGATCTTTTCTTCCAGGAATTCGGGTGGGCTACCAGCCATTGTTGTTATATGGAGGCCGACAGTGTCGGATAATACCCTTAGACCACCTAAGACAATGTACCCAATTTGTTTTTTCTGTCGCAGGTCAGGAACTAATGTTTGCGACATAATAAATTCCGTTAATACTGTCAACGTGTAAATGTAGTTATTGTCCCGTTCTCCAGTTTGAATAAAATAGACTATGCTGTTGTTAGGATCGTCATGAAAACCGACCCTCTTGAAGAATAGATTACTGCCTTCCGGTATAACATAGGTTGCAGGCTCTGACAAACGGCATACATTATCATCGGCACGGGATATGTGATGCGTCAACCTCTCACTTAGATATTCGTTAATATTGTCTGCGATTGTCATATCTGAGCCTTGAATCAGAATGTTCAAATAGTTATCTCCATTAATAAACTTTTCCAGGAAGATTCGGAATGATTCAACATATATGTCTTCCAAGGCCTCCAGCCTATCTTCCAGTGGCCACATACAGTTCTCTAACAGGATCAAAAGTCCCAAGCTCGCAAGAGTTACACAACTCTCGCTGGAGGCCTCCTCGTATTTCGTCCTGACTAAAATGCGGGCTTTCCTAAATATGTCCTTTGGAATCGAATTCAGGTCTTGACTCAGATTCACTATGGCATCAACAATTATCTTTAACAAGTTTAAAATCCCATCAGTAAACCCAGAAATTGTCAGACCAAGCCTGACGTCTCCCTTCGAAGAGAGAGAAAGTTCGTATGTATACCCTGCACGTTCAGCAGGATATAAAATAGGGCCAAGAATCGAATAAAGTAACTGCCCAAGTATCTCCAAATGCATTGTGTATTCTGGTGCGGGTTCTAATGATGTGCTAATAAGTTCCATACTGAAGATGCTTTTTGACCTAAACGAAAGATCCACATCTTCTTCTTTCAGCCAGAGTTCATAATAGCTGTTCTTGCCTGCAAGTCTCGGTGAAGCCCTCACTAGGTCAGATTGGGCAACAACTGAAAGTGCCGAGTTTTCAGATTGAACAGATGAGGCTAGTAGTGCATGTTTGATAAAGGATAGCTTATGGCCCACCGGTACCATAAATGGATTTGGTCCAGGTATAGTGAATCGGTAGTGTATATCGTCACATCCCAAGACTTCGAGATCAATGAATATTTTAACATATTCATATTCAAAATATGTGTCTGTAGTTATCTTATCAGGATTGCAGTTAAAATAACATTTCGATAGGTTTCCCAGCAGTATTATTCGTACAGTATCTTGTGACATAAATTCGTTAACAAAGGCTTGAAACTTCACAGCTTCTCCTCTCCACCAGTCTTTGGAAGTCTGGTTTTCTCTGTATGTTCCTAGATTGGCGACTGATAGGTTGTTACACTCGAAATATGTCAACGTCGATTTTAGTAGAAAAGATAAATCGATTGCTGACAGATCTTGGAGTAGGCTTTCACATAAGTCCGCACATCTATCCATTGGTGAACGTTCGAGCTCCTGGTATAAGAATTTTAGAAGGTCCAAGGAGTTTAGCTCGCTGATATATTGAGCCAAGGACGAAAGAGGAGCGTCTAAAATAGCTGGAATTAAATATTTCCATACAATAGGAATAATCTTTTGAACATTAAGCCACCCATGGTTTGTTAGGTGCAGCTGCAAAATTAGCCCGGTATCGTTCACCGCAAAGTTAGAAGAGTACGCAATCAATTCAGTTATATAACTGTGACTTCTCAAATAATGGCATAGTGAACCTTCGCATTCATCTCCTAAAAGTTCACACCATATCTGTGTGTAGGTAGCAAGTTCCCTATCTGTGAATCGAGTAGAGAAGTAGTTTATTGGAAAAACAAAGCGTATTACGGGCGACTTGCTAGACTGCACCATAATCGAATTATGCATTGGGGTCTTATCAAAAACAGGCTTTTTAGCGTAGCGGGCGGACCACGCATCCTTAAGGATCTGAAAGCTCTCTAGCGGCCGTACGGAAAGGTTTCGATTCTTATCAAATGAACTACTAGAGCGCCAGCGCAATAATCGTGGTACCTGTAATGTCGGTATAGAGGGTATGTCCGAAAACCTGGCCTGGGCAATTTTACTCAACTGGTTCAGAGACTGGGGCCCTCGAAGACATAAAACCATGTTCTCTGCAAAGAAATGCTCTCGGAAATACTTGACCAGTTCATTTTTGAGACTGAGTTTGTGCAGCTTTGGCATATTCGTCAACGTGAATATGTTTCCTGTTCCAAACTGGTGGAAAGGGTGCTCGGGACTGGCCAACAGACGCACGGCGTGGTACATCATCTTAGTTAGCGACGATTTGTTTCCAACATGCTCGCTGTTTATCGCGTATATCTCCTTGTTGATAAGCACGTCGTGGAATATGGGTTCCTTTAGTGCGTCTGCCAATATGCCGACAACCTGATCGAACACCAGCGAGTCCGAAGATTGGGAGCTGGGAAGCTCGAAGTAAAAGGATGTCTGTTCGCCACTGGTATGCGCGTTCTGCGAGCCGTTGTTTTTCGAGAGGGTTTCATGGAAAGCATTCGGTTCGGGGTGTCTCTTGGACCCAGACGACAGCACCATATGCTCGCAGAAATGGGCCAGGCCTGGAATTTCCACAGGGTCGTTGTGTGAGCCGGTTGCAATCGATACTGCACATGAGGCTACAGTTTCTGATGGATCCGAAATAAGAAACGTCAGCAGATTGTTGTTCAGTCTGATAATTCGGTGGGACCTATTGGACGACGAAATAGGCGTGTACAATTTTACATCAAAAACTGCAGGCTTAGTATTCAGCGTCATGCTTGCCTGAAGGCCTACGCTCGCACTTGAAAACTGGCTATCTTAAATCTTGATGGCGTTGCCTAACGTTAAATCCAGGTTTCCTGGAGTTGATACCCGCATCTCCAGCAGTGACACGCTTAAATTCGTCCGCGTAATTTCTCTCCTGCAGATTTTAGAAGCAAAAAGGGCAACATTGTAGAACAGGAACAAAAAAATTCTCCCGGGGGTGAGTCGAACACCCGATCTCCAGATTACAAATCCATTACAGTCTGGCGCCTTAAACCAA carries:
- the AXL1 gene encoding Axl1p (Syntenic homolog of Saccharomyces cerevisiae YPR122W (AXL1)), which produces MTLNTKPAVFDVKLYTPISSSNRSHRIIRLNNNLLTFLISDPSETVASCAVSIATGSHNDPVEIPGLAHFCEHMVLSSGSKRHPEPNAFHETLSKNNGSQNAHTSGEQTSFYFELPSSQSSDSLVFDQVVGILADALKEPIFHDVLINKEIYAINSEHVGNKSSLTKMMYHAVRLLASPEHPFHQFGTGNIFTLTNMPKLHKLSLKNELVKYFREHFFAENMVLCLRGPQSLNQLSKIAQARFSDIPSIPTLQVPRLLRWRSSSSFDKNRNLSVRPLESFQILKDAWSARYAKKPVFDKTPMHNSIMVQSSKSPVIRFVFPINYFSTRFTDRELATYTQIWCELLGDECEGSLCHYLRSHSYITELIAYSSNFAVNDTGLILQLHLTNHGWLNVQKIIPIVWKYLIPAILDAPLSSLAQYISELNSLDLLKFLYQELERSPMDRCADLCESLLQDLSAIDLSFLLKSTLTYFECNNLSVANLGTYRENQTSKDWWRGEAVKFQAFVNEFMSQDTVRIILLGNLSKCYFNCNPDKITTDTYFEYEYVKIFIDLEVLGCDDIHYRFTIPGPNPFMVPVGHKLSFIKHALLASSVQSENSALSVVAQSDLVRASPRLAGKNSYYELWLKEEDVDLSFRSKSIFSMELISTSLEPAPEYTMHLEILGQLLYSILGPILYPAERAGYTYELSLSSKGDVRLGLTISGFTDGILNLLKIIVDAIVNLSQDLNSIPKDIFRKARILVRTKYEEASSESCVTLASLGLLILLENCMWPLEDRLEALEDIYVESFRIFLEKFINGDNYLNILIQGSDMTIADNINEYLSERLTHHISRADDNVCRLSEPATYVIPEGSNLFFKRVGFHDDPNNSIVYFIQTGERDNNYIYTLTVLTEFIMSQTLVPDLRQKKQIGYIVLGGLRVLSDTVGLHITTMAGSPPEFLEEKINEYLAYLEDMVLAKLTAPQFKHDYVDELLSLLTSNSLGKLEKTSGPANLMSQIEANVHSGQRNTSLAMKSHKRLRTQISYRRYNFDEDDEPVDARTLQNLKLSEYMRFFRQRISIYSGKRAKLSIMVYSAMSKEEVQGKMLYLQIESFLKMKGFNIPSKDLNAIVQKSKGKPTALLKGLLSYFRSQGESLKLLSTVLREVVKQLFSKATPDSSSSTPSGTHGSLQAMSQHVTPAITLEQVPEVNSYRSNISSTL
- a CDS encoding uncharacterized protein (Syntenic homolog of Saccharomyces cerevisiae YGR111W), producing the protein MLVLEEYTDRELADYTHSHNSNTWKTDCLTVEQYVARENLLAESYAAKPSKLADVKQRFPAYQELLGLKYFVLKDTSLPSTDKYSQIVSSCETLNRVGWCIPGESSDDAVPILTICVGVVYTLPTHRGKGYAKEMVTRVNRHYDSMAQKLEDTFVKNKVMFLYSEVGEYYSQVGYVSAYVPLHRIGNMDGFLQQYCKQPVQPVRALGFSDYEDLVELQRQHFQTQLRKLHQEHGESFVFTVEPSLAMYQWFQLRDQFMATATSRPEPSRFGAALSNGSHVIWHHNWADSTLLILKAHLAGDSRAEDDLKQLLREAVLEAEAANLAKVEFWDQEIDPDCCPELYAWLKVHEPKNMHVENGSLSAMRLPQGVDPAKVIWANNTKFSWF